One Cytophagia bacterium CHB2 genomic window, GCTGGAATCTCTATACAAGAAAGCGAAGACTTTGGTGGCGCATGCGGAAAATTCAACTCATCCGCATGATGACCTGCACACCGCACTGGCCACCAGCCAATTGGCGGTGAAGTTAATCGATCAAACTCGCCGCGGCTACAAAGCCGAAGGCGCCAAGCTCTTTCTCGCTGAACGAGCCACGGAAATTTATGAGCAGGCGATACAAATCGCACACGCCCTTTACCGCGCCGCAGGTAATCCGCAATACCAGGAACTGGCCTGGCAGTTTGCCGAAAAAAGCCGCGCCGGCATTTTGCTGGATGCCCTCGCTGAAGCCGAAGCAAAAAAGTTTGCCGGCATTCCCGACAGCCTGTTGGCAAAGGAGCGCCGCCTGCGCGCCGAGCTGGCTTTTTATGAGAAGAGACTGCTCGAAGAAGAATCGAAAGGCAAAGCAGTGGACAGCACAAAAGCGCTTTCATGGCAAGCCCAACTGTTCGATCTGAAGCGCGCCTACGAAGATCTGCTGACGCAGCTTGAAACAAACTATCCCAACTATTTCAATTTGAAGTATCAAAGCAAAATGTCGGACGCTGCGCAGATTTACGAGCAACTCTTAGATGACCGCACGGCACTGGTCGAATATTTCGTCGGACGTGATTCGCTTTACATTTTCACATTTAAGAACAATCAGTTGCATTTGAAAAGTGCGCCGCGAGATTCGCTCCTGGAGCGCTATGTCACCGGGCTGCAAACTGGAATCCTCAAGCAACAATATGACCAATACGTGTCTGCGGCACAGGCGCTTTATCAAATTCTCATGGCCCCCATCGCACTGGCGCTCGACGCCGAACATCTCATCATCATTCCGGACGGGGCGTTGTGTTTCGTGCCGTTTGAGGCGCTGCTCAGTGATATGGCCGGTGTTGAGACGGAGATCAAAGATTATCGCGCGCTACCGTTCGTGGTCAAAAAGCACGCGATCAGCTATGCCTATTCCGCCACGTTGTTCTGCGAGATACAAAAGCGCCGGCGCGGTAACGTTGCGCGCGATTATCTGGCATACGCGCCGGTTTTCCCTGGCGGGCTTGTCAGCAACAGTCGCAGCGCAGAATTCGTGGCGGCGCAACGATCCGTCGATTCGGCGCGCGCCATGGAAGCGGGTTTTCTTCCTGCCTCCAGAGATGAAGTGCAGGGCGTGCAACGCTTGTTCAAAGACAGAGCGGCCATTTTCGAGCGCTGGTTCGGGAATAAAACCCAGGTTCAATTGGAACGCCAGGCCAATGAGGTCAATTTGAAATCGAGCCGACTGGCCGACTTTCGTTATGTGCATCTCGCTACTCACGGCTTTGTCAACGAATCGAACCCCAAACTGTCCGGGTTGATGCTGGCGTCGATTGATTCGCCGCAAGAGGACGGCATTTTATATCTCGGCGAAATCTACAATTTAGATTTGAATGCAGATTTGGTGGTGTTGAGCGCGTGTGAAACCGGATTGGGAAAGATAGCGAAGGGCGAGGGGTTGATCGGCCTTTCGCGCGGGTTTCTCTATGCCGGCGCGGCCAACCTGCTGGTCTCTTTATGGCAGGTCAACGATGCGAGCACTGCGAATCTGATGATTGATTTTTATCAGAACATGCTGGCGGGAAAAAGCAAAGCCGCCGCGCTGCGCGAAGCCAAGCTGCGAATGATCGAACAACAGGCCAAATATGCCAAGCCGTATTACTGGGCGCCGTTTGTGTTGATTGGGAAGT contains:
- a CDS encoding CHAT domain-containing protein, whose protein sequence is MILISRKKEFRAAVVLTMLLCFSCSQEQKQSEPPPAHKPSSAVSDSSQVMIADSSLADKIFTRGEQFFKASRYDSAIVYFEKAAGFYETAQNWEGWLRGQTQISRALMRTVSFDRAHQRLSQVLETGVQQLGEYHTALLPVYEVLGAFFHTRDDNDKAIYYFQKKLSILQATADESNQGKIADTHSMIGMMYSGMGYYEHALESLQQALAIRKAMDPELKSQEAGFLFFYFGSLHFHRGEYDLAREYYSKVLAIWQALPADVFKRLPVTNVYRNLGLIYHQKREYDRALEFGQKSLATCLEQFGQRHLAVAERYNNLGLTYLEMGDYANALEFHCKALDIRLALLGERSRAVAHCYGNLAQVYAKKGDYGKARSHYQKSLSILSAVLGRHHPDLARIHNLLGDLQAERRQSSAALASYQRALQANARDFSNAAITANPSLQQILSEEILLESLYKKAKTLVAHAENSTHPHDDLHTALATSQLAVKLIDQTRRGYKAEGAKLFLAERATEIYEQAIQIAHALYRAAGNPQYQELAWQFAEKSRAGILLDALAEAEAKKFAGIPDSLLAKERRLRAELAFYEKRLLEEESKGKAVDSTKALSWQAQLFDLKRAYEDLLTQLETNYPNYFNLKYQSKMSDAAQIYEQLLDDRTALVEYFVGRDSLYIFTFKNNQLHLKSAPRDSLLERYVTGLQTGILKQQYDQYVSAAQALYQILMAPIALALDAEHLIIIPDGALCFVPFEALLSDMAGVETEIKDYRALPFVVKKHAISYAYSATLFCEIQKRRRGNVARDYLAYAPVFPGGLVSNSRSAEFVAAQRSVDSARAMEAGFLPASRDEVQGVQRLFKDRAAIFERWFGNKTQVQLERQANEVNLKSSRLADFRYVHLATHGFVNESNPKLSGLMLASIDSPQEDGILYLGEIYNLDLNADLVVLSACETGLGKIAKGEGLIGLSRGFLYAGAANLLVSLWQVNDASTANLMIDFYQNMLAGKSKAAALREAKLRMIEQQAKYAKPYYWAPFVLIGK